Part of the Bacillus cabrialesii genome is shown below.
ATGCAAAAGAAAGAGATTTCACAGGAGGAATTGGAGAAGACAAAATATCTAAAATAGAACAAGATCTTAAAGTGAAACTTCCAGAGAGCTATAAATGGTTTCTGCAGAACTATGGTTCTGGTGGAGTTTATGGAATTGATATTCTAGGCTATGATTTTGGAGGCCCATCAGTTGTTGAATATACCAACGAGTATCAAGAACACTATAACTTAACCGAAGGACTTGTTGTAATAGAGGATGTTGATTACTTTGCATATTGTCTAGATACCAATAAGATGAAAAATAAAGAATGTCCTGTATTTACGTGGGATAGAGTAATGGGTTACCAAGAAGTTGTTGCGGATAATTTCATTGAATTTTTCTTTGATAAGCTCCAAAGAATGAAAGAAAACTGGGAAGAAGATGAAGACTGGGACGATTAAGTCAGAAGGATTGCAATTTAGAGCCCCTCAATATATGAGAGGCTCTTTTATTACTTCAATTTCGCTTCAATTTTCGCCTTAGTCTTAGGTCCATAAATGCCATCAGCAGTCAGACCATTCACTGACTGGAACCGTTTAACAGCATTTGCTGTTTTCGGTCCATAAACGCCATCAATGCCATTATTCTTCGCCCCTTTATCTGGATAGAAATAAAGAGCTGCCAGAGCATTTTGAATCTTCCTTATGTCATCCCCTTTTCGCATAGGGCTTGTCACTTTATAGATGCCAGAAGGCAGCGCATATGACGTTTTTTTGCTGCTTGTGTTTGTTGTTTTCTTTTTAGCTACACTTGCTTTGCTTAAGCTTGTTTTCCCACCTAGCGCCTTTAATTCTTTTTCAATGGCTGCCTTAACTTGATTTCATCTACCCTCTGACAAAATGCGGTGCGGGCAGTACTTACCGTTCCAGTCTTGGTGCTTACGGACACGATCAACGCCCCATCCACGTTCTTTAAGTAGCTGCGCCACAAACTTAATAGCGAGCTTTTCCGCTGCCTTATATCGTGCCCCTCCTGACTTGCTATAACAAATTTCGACACCAATCGACTTACGATTCCCTGTACCGTTTGTTCCATCTCCTGTGTGCCAAGCATTACGATTCGTTGGAATTCCTTGAATAACTTGTTTATCGTCTACTACAAAGTGAAAACTTGTTGAGCTTAAATTATTCTTCATATATGAAATTTCATTGGCTGCTGAAGCATCATTCGCAGTGTTGTGAATAGTGATGTATTCAGCTTTCATTGGATTAGGACATTTCAATCCATACTTTGATGGCCATATATCCTCTCTCCTTCTGTCTCAAAATAAAAAAGCCACTGGCTTAGCCAGCAGCTTTGTCTGCGTTATTCTTACTCTGTTCTTTTTCGTTCTCAATTGTTCTCAATTGTTTGTAAATCGATCTGTTATTGTTGATGGTATTTTAACACTAATCTGTGCTAAGTTTTCAGTTATTAGCAAGACTTCATTAGGACAAGAGTTTTTGTTGTTTTTGTTGTTTTTGTTGTTTTTCTCATTTATATTTTCATTTATATTTTCATTTATATTTTCATTTATATTTGTTTTACATTTTCATATATAAAAATGAAGTGACCTGATTACATCAGGAACGTTAATTGTGAAGAGAACCATTGAGTTTTTTTAAAGTTTGACAGGGAGCCTATTGGGTGTTGTAGCATCTATTTTAGTTTTAGTTATCGCCTATCTTGATCTGTTTTTTCATCTACTGTTTTTCCTTTGATCTTGTAATATATTAAAACAATTTTCTTATCGAATATACCTGTCCCGTGCTTTACGATTGTTAAACTATAAGGCTTATTAGGGCATTGCTCTTCAAGTATAATTTAAGGATTTAAAAATAAAACATAACAAATGAATAAAATTGGTAAAATCATTAACCTTTTTAAGAATTTTTTATTGATATTTACCCCTCCAACATAGCCCTCCCTTTAACAATCCATTTCATTTGAGATACACCCCCATCATTTGAACGTACTTCAAATGAAATAATCATGTTCTTATAAAAAAGAGCATTTATTGTGAGGAAAATCGGTAAGTACTGAAATGGGAAAAAGGGATCTTTTTGTTAAAAACCTTGCAAGGTATATGTGAAAAAAATAAACAATACAATTATGGTTACGACAATAATTGTTTCTTTAATATAACGTTTATCATCTTCATGCTCTTGTTTCTTTTTTTTAAGCTCTTCTCTGTATTTTCTTTGAACCTCTTTCATCTTATCATTCATTTTCATGATTAAACTCCTTTGAAGTCCATTTTAATTTCTTTGCCCCTTTCACTTGCAAATTTATTAATAAAAAAGGATCGACAAGGGCTTTTCACTCAATGGTAACAAGCTTAAGCGCTAGCTGGAAAGGTTTCAGGGTGTATCTAATCGTCGGGGTTCCATTTCCTGCAACTGAACCAAAAACTTCCTTATGAAGAACAATCTCTTCTCTGTTGTGGGGATGCTACCAAAAATAATCACTGCGTAAGCAAACTGATAGCGGTATAAAAAAACAGCCCATTAAATGCCATACTGGAACTTTTTTTGATTTTAAAATTTATTTTCTTATGCAGCTATCGCTATCCATTAGTTTAATAGAATTCAAATAATCCAAGACACGGTCAACTCTTTCATTGACTGAGTGATCGCCTTCAATCTTTAGCACTGGACAAGATAAATCTTCCATCCAATGTTCATGCAAAGCTTTACTTCTAACTTCCATTCCAGCAGTATCATATAAAGAAGCCCACTCTAAAAATGCTTTTGATTGTTCATATTTACTGCCACCGGCTAACACTTCATTTCCATAACGCTGAAATTCCCTATGCTTTAATCTCTCAAGCCGTATATCTTGTGGAATCCATAAGAAGACGACAAGGTCAAAATAACTTTTTAGATTATCGCCCCAGCCACACACTGCACCAGAAAGAATCCATTTCTCATTTATTGTTAAGTCTTTTTCAAGCAACTTTCTTCTTTCAGGAATTTCTCTTTTTTTAGTGAATTTATCTAACCAATAGTAATTATCAGTATCAAGATGCGTATGAGGCAAACACTTTGACAATGCAGCACCCAATGTTGAAGTTCCGACACCAGAGGCTCCCAATATGTGAATATTTTTTTTCATACTTCCCCCTCCTTATTAAGCAACCAAACTCCCTGTTTGTTGCATAAGGTACCTACTATTATTTTGACATAAATCCCTAAAGACCTTTACTTTTCTAGAGAAATCCAGATGCGTGTTATTCATATTCCATCTCATTAGACGCATTTTCCTATAAAAAAAGTCTTGATGTCCCTATAATATTTAAACGAATCCAATTTTTAGATTGTCGTCTTTAAGGAGGTTTTTTATCTTGAGGTATACAAACAGTCATTTAGAGGATTGGATTGAAAACTTATACAGGAAGATTGATATTACAGAGCCTGAACAAATTAATTTTGAACGGATTGCTGAGTCATTAGATATCAGGCTTTCGTTTTAACCTGTTACAAGCTTCGCACTTAAACACAGCGGAATTTATAACATATGCTTGGACAGCCGAAAAAGCCGAACTGAGCAATGGTATGATTTCGATCATAATTTTGCCAAATATATAAAAACAAGGCCACATCCGCAGTCATACTATCTCTGACAAATATTCTTTAGTAACAACCATGTTTATTAGGCGAAACGACACTTTCATTACATCGGCTTTATCTGCTTTTTTAACGAATATGAGAGATCATTTTCAGAAAAACATTCGTTGACAAAAAGAAGGAAAACTATATATTTAAGCGAATACGAGTCATTGAGTAAAATTGAAAATGACACTTTTTTCAAAATTCATGTCTTAACGGGGGGATATGATATGAATGAATTTATGAAGATGTTTTCCTTAACAAAACCAATTATTCAAGCTCCAATGGCTGGCGGTATTACAAAGCCGCGACTGGCCTCTGCAGTTTCGAATCAAGGTGCTCTGGGGAGTTTAGCATCGGGATATCTTACGCCAGAAATACTAGAGCAACAAATTAAAGAAATGTTTGAGCTGACAGACGCTCCTTTTCAAGTTAATGTGTTTGTTCCATTAGGTCTAGAAATGCCATCAGAAGATCAAATTGACTCATGGAAAAAAAACATACCGTTAGCTAATCAAGTAAATCAATTCACATCTGTGCAAGAAGAGTGGGATGACTTCTATCAAAAAATTGATATTATTTTAAGATACAAGGTAAAGGCTTGCTCATTCACTTTTGATCTGCCGCCGGAAGACGCTGTAAAGGAGCTAAAAACTTCTGGATGCTGTTTAATGGGAACCGCTTCAACAGTAGAAGAAGCATTGCTAATGGAAGAAAGGGGAATGGATATAGTAGTCCTTCAAGGAAGTGAAGCCGGCGGACATCGCGGAGCATTCTTACCTTCCAAAGGTGAATCTGCCGTGGGTTTAATGGCTTTGATTCCCCAAGCGGCAGATGCACTGAGCGTACCAGTCATAGCTGCCGGGGGAATTATAGACCATAGAGGCGTAAAAGCAGCTTTAACCCTTGGAGCCCAAGGAGCACAAATCGGGTCTGCCTTTTTACTTTGTCACGAGAGCAACGCACATCCAGTGCATAAACAGAAAATACTAGAAGCAAACGAAGCAGATACAAAGCTTACGAAATTATTTTCAGGTAAAGAGGCCAGAGGAATCGTAAATAAATGGATGGAAGAAAAAGAACGTTTTGAGACACAAACCCTTCCGTATCCTTATCAAAATACACTAACGAAGGCAATGAGACAGCAGGCTTCACTTCAACATAACCATGATCAGATGTCTTTGTGGGCAGGTCAAGGAATACGATCATTGACCGAGGAAATTTCGGTTAAGCAACTTTTAAATAAGCTTTACCATGAGGATATAAAAATATAGGTGCATTTCATTGTTTGTATAGCAAAAAAGCAAACTGCTTTATGTAGTTTGCTTTTTTCTTCGTGATTCGCACTCCGAATCATGAAACATTTTCCTCTTTCAAAGATTTGAATGAGGCACATGGAAAGAGAAATTCTACCACTTAACATTCTTACGGCCTTCAACTTAGTAAATTTTTTACTAATGACCATTTCTTCTATTATGTCTCCCTTCTCAAATTTTGCTCTAAAGTAAATATTGAATCCTATTCGAAAAATAGATATCTCCCATATTAAATTCGAATATTAAAATGGTTCTTTCTCGTTTGAAAGCGTGAAAAGTTATGAAAAATAGTTTTCTTCTTGATGTAGATCCTCTGTGAATCATTTAGGTTCAACATTCAAACTCACTTGCTTCTAATTTTATGCGTATCAAATATAGAACAAACTAACCAAATAAGAGCGTTAAAAGGTCATCTATTAAAACAGACCATCTAACTCTATAGAACTCTTCTAACATGCTCATTAAGTTGTCCCACCTTCGGAAAGCCGTATGGGCAAATACGTTTCAAGTGGTAAATCATCAAATTCGCCTTCAATTTGTTTTTCTAAAATCTCAATGGCAGTTTTGGAAATTAATTCGATCGGCTGTTGGATCGTAGTTAATTCTGGCAGAATAGCCCGAATGGTTTCTGTACCGTCATAACCAATTACTTTTAATTGGCCTGGAATGTCTTTTCCTCGTTTTTTGGCTTCCGTTATGACTCCGGCAGCTATGATATCATCACTGGCAAAAATTCCGTCAACTGCAGGCTGTTCATCAAATAGTTTTGAAATGATGTTCCGGTAGTTTTGATGAAACGACACCTCATATGCAATAGGCTGTCTTCCGTGTTCACGCATAACATCTTCATATGCTTTTCTCCTGAGATTTGCAGGTGTTTCAAGTTCAATCGGCCCATTGATGTGAACGATGTGCTGACAGTCTTTTTTTATCAGTAGTTCTGCTGCCTTTTTGCCTCCATCAAAGTTATCTGAGCCTACGACAGGGACTTTTTCCGATAAGTAATGGTCAATTGCGACAATTGGTAGATTTTGCTGGTGATAATTGAGTATTCCCCGGTTGTAAGTGACGGCGATGACGCCATCCACTTGATTTCTAATCAGCATTTCGAGATATTTTTCTTCTTTATCTATTCGATTTAAACTGTTGCAAAGCAGCAGTTTATAGCCTTTGGACGTGCAAATGCTTTCAATATAAAAGGCGAGTTCGCCAAAAAACGGATTGCTGGAGTTTGGAATGATAAGCCCTATTAAATTGGTGCGTTTTCGAAATAAAGAACGGGCCAAATCATTTGGAAAGTAATTGATTTCTTCCATCGCCTTGTAAACTTTATCTTTCGTTTTTTCGCTAATATAGCCGCGATTATTTAATACCCTCGAAACGGTTGTAGATGAAACTCCCGCTATTTTTGCAACATCATGAATGCTAGGCTTCATTCCCTTTCCCCCTGCTTTACTGAAATGGCTTACAATTCTCATCACGCACTTATTTTAGAGAATCAAACTGACATATGCAAGGATTTTCCATAGAACATATTGCAATACACAGGTTCGTTCTTTAAATTTAGAATTATGCTAAATTTATGTCAACCGGTTGACACATGAAACCGGTTGACATACAATTCTTCTTGAAAGCGCTTTTACATTTTGTGCAAAAGGAGGGAAAGTAACGAATATGAAAAAATTGATGCTGGGAAGTTTGTCACTGTTGCTTATGTTTGCAGTCTGGGGTTGTAACAAAAACGAAAGTGTAAATAGCGGCGGAAAGAAAACGATTTCAATGTGGGTGCATGTATCTGATGATAACGAAGAAGGAAAGGTTTATAAAAAAAGGGTGGATGCCTTTAATAAAAAGTACGCTTCTGAAAATGTCGAGGCAAAAATTGAATTCATCCCCCGAAGCGGAAACGGTGGAGGTTATGAAGACAAAGTGAATGCGGCACTAACAACGAATACCCTGCCTGATGTCATCACATTGGACGGACCAAATACTGCGGCTTATGCGAAATCTGGCGTTATTGCACCTTTGGATGAGTATGTTAAAGACCAGGATGATTTATTGCCAAGTATTAAGCAGCAAGGCACCTACCAAGGGAAACTGTATGCCATCGGCGTCAGTGAATCGTCGGTCGGCATCTACTATAACAAAAAAATGCTTAAAGATGCCGGAGTTGATTTGAAAACGCTACCAACAGTAAAAGATCCTTGGACATGGAAGGAATTTCTTGCGCTTTGCAAAAAGCTAAAAAATAAATACGACAAACCAGCCATCGATATGCAATTACAGTCAAAAGACGAAATATTGACTTATGCGCTCTTGCCATTTGTTTGGTCAGCTGGTGGGGATATTCTATCAGAAAACGGGAAGAAAGCGGAGGGCGTCTTTAACAAAAAACCAACCGCTGAAGCGATGACGTTTATACAAACGATGCTTAAAGAAGGCTATACAACACGCACCCCTGTCAAACAAGCGTTTGAAACGGAGAAATACCCGATGAAGATGAGCGGCGTGTGGACAATAACCGATCTGAAAACAAACTTTTCCAACGTCGATTATGGAGTGATGCCATATCCTGTATCGCCAAAAACCAAAAAGCTTGTCTCTCCTTCGGGAAGCTGGCAGTTCGCAATGACACAAGCTTCAGAAAATAAAGAATGGGCAGCAAAATTAGTAGATTGGATGACTAATAAGGATTCCAATATCGAATTGAGCCGTTCAATCGCCGCCCTGCCTGTACGTTATTCATCAGAAAAAGTGCTGACAAAAGAATTTTCTGATGAAATGAATGTCTTTATGCAGCAGCTGAAAGAAACGGGTCATGCACGTCCGGTGACACCGGCATATCCGCAAATAACTCGAGCATTTCAACAAACAATCGATGACATTAGCTTTTATGATCAAAATCAGGATATTCAAAAAGTGCTAGATACACGTGTAAAAGAAATGCAATCTGCCATTGATAAGGCAAACTAACAGGTGGACGCCATGAATAAAACAATATTGAAAGAGACTGGACCGGCTTTTCCATTAGAAAGAAAGACAGTGAATAAAATACGCTGGCGGGAAAACGCAGTCGCATATATGTTCTTAGGGCCGGCGTTGCTTATTTTATCCATGTTTCTTGTGATTCCTTCCATCATGGCTGTGTACTACGCATTTACAGATTACTATTTGTTGACGCCTGATTTGCGTAAGTTTATCGGCTTTGATAATTTCATCAAACTTTTTCAGGACCCAATATTCTTAAAAAGTCTGGGCAACACCATAAAATTTGTTGTCTTTTTGATACCGTTACAGATCGGGGCAGCACTCGGACTTGCCCTCCTATTGAATAAAAAGCGCAAAGCCAACGCTTTTTTCAAAGTCGCATACTTTAGTCCTGTCGTCATGTCACTGGTTGTCATCTCCGTCTTGTGGATGTACTTGCTGAATCCGAATGAAGGCATGATAAATAATGTATTGGCGCACTTCGGTCTATCACCACAGCCTTTCTTGACGAGCCCTAAGCAAGCAATCTTTACGATTGTTGTCGTTTCCGCTTGGCAAGGAGCAGGGTTTCAGATGCTCATTTTTTTAGCTGGTTTGCAAAACATTCCCGAGGATGTCTACGAGGCGGCGCAATTAGATGGCATGAATAAATGGCAGCGTTTTATTTACATTACATTACCTTTGTTAAAACCGACATCTATTTTTATCTTTATCACAACGCTGATCAGCGCGTTTAAACTCCTTGTTCAGCCAATGGTTATGACCCAGGGCGGACCAGTCAATTCAACGATGACGGTTGTCTATTATATTTATCAAACCGGATTTACCGATCGAATGGTCGGATATGCAAGCTCGATCGCGCTCTTGTTTGGAACGATTATTGGATTGGTGACACTCGCACAACGCAAGCTGGTTAAGGAGGATGAAGACCATTGAGACGTAAGTTCGGGCCTTTGACAATTCTGGAATATACGTGTCTTGTTTTGCTGGCCGTTCTATTTATCTTTCCGCTCATTTGGATGATTGCATCCTCAATGAAACCAGAAGCGGAAATTTACAATAATTTGAACAGCTTCAAAGCGCTTCTGCCCTCTCTTCATCTGGAAGAATGGTTTTCGTCCTATAGAGAAGTGCTGACTCGATTTGATTTGCTTATGTATATTGGTAACAGTCTTTTTTATGGTTTGTGCGTAGCAGTCGGATCTGTTGTAATTAACGGAATGGCGGGATTTGCATTCGCCAAACTGCAATTTTCAGGGAAAAAGATGCTCTTTGGCATTTTGTTGGCGCTTTTAATTGTACCGTTTGAAACGATTTTAATCTCACAGTTTACAATTATTCATAAAATCGGTTTGGTCGATACACGCCTTGCCGTTATTTTGCCGGCATTAGCGGGGGCATTCAATATTTATTTGTTCAGAAACTTTTTCATGGCAATTCCGGAGGAAATGATTGAATCGGCCAAGCTTGACGGGGCAAATACATGGCAAATCTTCTGGCGGATTATGATACCGATGTCTAAACCAGCTGTCGCCACTGTCGGAACCTTAGCCTTTATCGGCAGCTGGAATGATTATATTTGGCCGTTAATGGTTTTGACGGATAAGTCGAAATTTCCGATTCAAGTTGCGATTACAGCTATCAACAGCACAGAGCCTGTCTACACAAATCAAGTTATGGCTGTATTGACGATTTCCACCATCCCGTTGATCTTGATTTATATTGTGGCTCAGCGCTACATTTTGGAAGGTCTTAGCGGTTCAGGAACAGGTATTAAGTAGGTATCAATGTTGGGTTAAAGGAGCTGTAGAAATGAAAAGCTCAAAAAGTCTGTATTGGAAACTGAGCGCTTATCTCTTCTTTTTCTTTTTCACATGGTCTTCCAGCTACTCTTTGTTTGCGATTTGGTTGGGACAGGAAGTCAAATTGAATGGATCGGCGACTGGGATTATCTTTTCTGTAAACGCTATCTTTACCTTGTGTATGCAACCTTTATATGGCTTTATCTCTGATAAACTCGGGCTGAAGAAAAACATATTATTTATGATTAGTATACTTATCGTTTTTACCGGGCCGTTTTATATCTTTATCTACGGACCGCTTTTACAATATGATGTCTTCCTTGGCGCTATTGTCGGTGGTATTTATCTTGGAACTGCTTTTCTTGCGGGAGTTGGCGCTATTGAAACCTATATTGAAAAGGTCAGCCGAAAATATCAGTTCGAATACGGCAAAACAAGGATGTGGGGTTCACTCGGCTGGGCAACAGCGACTTTTTTTGCAGGACAGCTGTTCAATATCAATCCGAATATCAATTTCTGGATTGCGTCCCTTTCAGCAGTCATATTAGTGGCCATTATTATGTCCATAAAAATTGAGATGACGGATTATGATAAGGAAAGAGCGGATTCGATCCGGTTAAAAGACGTAGGAGCACTTTTTCTATTAAAAGACTTTTGGTTTTTAATGTTGTACGTAATCGGGGTGACATGCGTGTACGGCGTCTATGATCAACAATTCCCGATTTACTACGCTTCTTTATTTCCCACTTCAGCTATGGGGAATCAAATTTTTGGATATTTAAACTCATTTCAAGTATTTATTGAAGCGGGCATGTTGTTTTTAGCCCCCTTTATTGTTAACAGACTCGGTCCTAAAAAAAGCTTGATTCTCGCGGGACTTTTGATGTCTTTCCGAATTATTGGGTCTGGAATTGTCATCGGACCATTCGGAATTTCATCGATGAAACTTATTCATGCTTTAGAATTGCCAATCATGCTGATTGCGATTTTCAAGTATTTAGCCGCAAATTTTGATACACGCCTTTCATCAGTTCTTTACCTTGTCGGCTTTCAATTTGCATCTCAAGTAGGTACATCGATTTTCTCCCCGATTGCGGGTGGCTTATACGACAGTATAGGTTTCCGTCAAACATATCTTTTCATGGGAACCTTGGCTTTATGTTTCACAATCATTTCAATTTTTACTTTATTAGACTCAAAGAAAGGCGTTCCCGTATACTCAACCTTTTCGAAAAAACAGATATAGAGAGGATGTCACGAATGGATAGAATCCAACAGGCAGAGGAAGCTTTGAAAAAAGCGGAGGAAAAGATGAACACTCGTTATCGATTAGGGTACCATATTATGTCCCGAGCAAACTGGATCAATGATCCGAACGGGCTTATACACTATAAAGGAGAATACCATGTCTTTTATCAGCATCATCCCTATGATGAGAATTGGGCCCAAATGCATTGGGGCCATGTAAAAAGTAAAGATCTCATTCATTGGGAACATCTTCCGGTCGCTTTAGCCCCCGGTGACTCTTTTGATGAAAGCGGCTGTTTCTCAGGAAGTGCAGTAGAGTATAATGGAAAACTTGCTTTAATTTATACAGGGCATAATGTGATAGATCAAGAGGAAGACATTTTCTATCAAAATCAAAATATCGCTATCAGTCAAGATGGGATCGTGTTTGAAAAACTTAAGGAAAACCCTGTCATTGCGAAACCGCCGGAAGACAGCTCCCGGCATTTCCGCGATCCTAAAGTATGGAAGCATCGTAACAGCTGGTATATGGTAGTCGGTAATTCAACGAAAGAAAACGTCGGACGAGTTATTTTATACCACTCGCCCAATTTACGAGATTGGGAATACAAAGGTGTTCTTGCCCAAAGCGATGGAGATCTCGGCTATATGTGGGAATGTCCTGACTTCTTCGAGTTGGGCGGCAAACATGTCCTGCTCATTTCTCCTCAAGGCATTGAAGCAGACGGTGATTCATATAAGAATTTGCATCAAACTGGCTATTTAATTGGAGTATATAATGATGAAACCAACGAATTTGTGTATGGCGATTTTACAGAGCTGGATCACGGCCATGACTTTTATGCTGTACAAACGTTACTAGATGATAAAGGACGCAGAATTGCCATAGGCTGGATGGATATGTGGGAATCTGAGATGCCGACAAAAGCAGATGGATGGTGCGGCGCTTTAACATTGCCTAGAGAATTAACATTGCGGGATGATCATAAAATTTTAATGAATCCTGTGGAAGAAACTGCGCTGTTGCGAAAAACAAAACATATAGATTGTGCTAACCAGTTGATTTCAGGAAATTACCTGGCAAAAACAGCCGAAGAGCTTCTTGAAATTCAAGTCGTGTATGACTTAACAGATTGCAGTGCGGAAACAGTAGGTTTGAAGATTCGCGGTCTTGAAGAAGAAGAAACAGCTATCAAATACAGCATAACTGATCAGAAGCTGACACTCGATTGCTCTAAGATGGGGAAATCGCGAGACAGTGTGAGAAATGCGCCGCTAGAAGCAAATGGAAAGCTGACTCTGCGTATATTTATTGACAGATCCTCGATAGAAGTATTCGCCAACCATGGGGAAACAACGATGACTAGCCGTATTTATCCGAAAAAAGACCGCTTGGGAATTGAGCTTTTTTCTGAGAAAGGCGCTGTAAGGGTTGAGGAACTCACCTACTGGGCTTTAAAAGACATATGGAAAGAAGATGAATCGCTTGAAAAAAATATTTTGCATCGG
Proteins encoded:
- a CDS encoding SMI1/KNR4 family protein, coding for MELYTQVEQFINDNAKERDFTGGIGEDKISKIEQDLKVKLPESYKWFLQNYGSGGVYGIDILGYDFGGPSVVEYTNEYQEHYNLTEGLVVIEDVDYFAYCLDTNKMKNKECPVFTWDRVMGYQEVVADNFIEFFFDKLQRMKENWEEDEDWDD
- a CDS encoding AAA family ATPase, which encodes MKKNIHILGASGVGTSTLGAALSKCLPHTHLDTDNYYWLDKFTKKREIPERRKLLEKDLTINEKWILSGAVCGWGDNLKSYFDLVVFLWIPQDIRLERLKHREFQRYGNEVLAGGSKYEQSKAFLEWASLYDTAGMEVRSKALHEHWMEDLSCPVLKIEGDHSVNERVDRVLDYLNSIKLMDSDSCIRK
- a CDS encoding nitronate monooxygenase, translating into MNEFMKMFSLTKPIIQAPMAGGITKPRLASAVSNQGALGSLASGYLTPEILEQQIKEMFELTDAPFQVNVFVPLGLEMPSEDQIDSWKKNIPLANQVNQFTSVQEEWDDFYQKIDIILRYKVKACSFTFDLPPEDAVKELKTSGCCLMGTASTVEEALLMEERGMDIVVLQGSEAGGHRGAFLPSKGESAVGLMALIPQAADALSVPVIAAGGIIDHRGVKAALTLGAQGAQIGSAFLLCHESNAHPVHKQKILEANEADTKLTKLFSGKEARGIVNKWMEEKERFETQTLPYPYQNTLTKAMRQQASLQHNHDQMSLWAGQGIRSLTEEISVKQLLNKLYHEDIKI
- a CDS encoding LacI family DNA-binding transcriptional regulator is translated as MKPSIHDVAKIAGVSSTTVSRVLNNRGYISEKTKDKVYKAMEEINYFPNDLARSLFRKRTNLIGLIIPNSSNPFFGELAFYIESICTSKGYKLLLCNSLNRIDKEEKYLEMLIRNQVDGVIAVTYNRGILNYHQQNLPIVAIDHYLSEKVPVVGSDNFDGGKKAAELLIKKDCQHIVHINGPIELETPANLRRKAYEDVMREHGRQPIAYEVSFHQNYRNIISKLFDEQPAVDGIFASDDIIAAGVITEAKKRGKDIPGQLKVIGYDGTETIRAILPELTTIQQPIELISKTAIEILEKQIEGEFDDLPLETYLPIRLSEGGTT
- a CDS encoding ABC transporter substrate-binding protein, giving the protein MKKLMLGSLSLLLMFAVWGCNKNESVNSGGKKTISMWVHVSDDNEEGKVYKKRVDAFNKKYASENVEAKIEFIPRSGNGGGYEDKVNAALTTNTLPDVITLDGPNTAAYAKSGVIAPLDEYVKDQDDLLPSIKQQGTYQGKLYAIGVSESSVGIYYNKKMLKDAGVDLKTLPTVKDPWTWKEFLALCKKLKNKYDKPAIDMQLQSKDEILTYALLPFVWSAGGDILSENGKKAEGVFNKKPTAEAMTFIQTMLKEGYTTRTPVKQAFETEKYPMKMSGVWTITDLKTNFSNVDYGVMPYPVSPKTKKLVSPSGSWQFAMTQASENKEWAAKLVDWMTNKDSNIELSRSIAALPVRYSSEKVLTKEFSDEMNVFMQQLKETGHARPVTPAYPQITRAFQQTIDDISFYDQNQDIQKVLDTRVKEMQSAIDKAN
- a CDS encoding carbohydrate ABC transporter permease; amino-acid sequence: MNKTILKETGPAFPLERKTVNKIRWRENAVAYMFLGPALLILSMFLVIPSIMAVYYAFTDYYLLTPDLRKFIGFDNFIKLFQDPIFLKSLGNTIKFVVFLIPLQIGAALGLALLLNKKRKANAFFKVAYFSPVVMSLVVISVLWMYLLNPNEGMINNVLAHFGLSPQPFLTSPKQAIFTIVVVSAWQGAGFQMLIFLAGLQNIPEDVYEAAQLDGMNKWQRFIYITLPLLKPTSIFIFITTLISAFKLLVQPMVMTQGGPVNSTMTVVYYIYQTGFTDRMVGYASSIALLFGTIIGLVTLAQRKLVKEDEDH
- a CDS encoding carbohydrate ABC transporter permease, which gives rise to MRRKFGPLTILEYTCLVLLAVLFIFPLIWMIASSMKPEAEIYNNLNSFKALLPSLHLEEWFSSYREVLTRFDLLMYIGNSLFYGLCVAVGSVVINGMAGFAFAKLQFSGKKMLFGILLALLIVPFETILISQFTIIHKIGLVDTRLAVILPALAGAFNIYLFRNFFMAIPEEMIESAKLDGANTWQIFWRIMIPMSKPAVATVGTLAFIGSWNDYIWPLMVLTDKSKFPIQVAITAINSTEPVYTNQVMAVLTISTIPLILIYIVAQRYILEGLSGSGTGIK
- a CDS encoding MFS transporter; this encodes MKSSKSLYWKLSAYLFFFFFTWSSSYSLFAIWLGQEVKLNGSATGIIFSVNAIFTLCMQPLYGFISDKLGLKKNILFMISILIVFTGPFYIFIYGPLLQYDVFLGAIVGGIYLGTAFLAGVGAIETYIEKVSRKYQFEYGKTRMWGSLGWATATFFAGQLFNINPNINFWIASLSAVILVAIIMSIKIEMTDYDKERADSIRLKDVGALFLLKDFWFLMLYVIGVTCVYGVYDQQFPIYYASLFPTSAMGNQIFGYLNSFQVFIEAGMLFLAPFIVNRLGPKKSLILAGLLMSFRIIGSGIVIGPFGISSMKLIHALELPIMLIAIFKYLAANFDTRLSSVLYLVGFQFASQVGTSIFSPIAGGLYDSIGFRQTYLFMGTLALCFTIISIFTLLDSKKGVPVYSTFSKKQI
- a CDS encoding glycoside hydrolase family 32 protein, whose protein sequence is MDRIQQAEEALKKAEEKMNTRYRLGYHIMSRANWINDPNGLIHYKGEYHVFYQHHPYDENWAQMHWGHVKSKDLIHWEHLPVALAPGDSFDESGCFSGSAVEYNGKLALIYTGHNVIDQEEDIFYQNQNIAISQDGIVFEKLKENPVIAKPPEDSSRHFRDPKVWKHRNSWYMVVGNSTKENVGRVILYHSPNLRDWEYKGVLAQSDGDLGYMWECPDFFELGGKHVLLISPQGIEADGDSYKNLHQTGYLIGVYNDETNEFVYGDFTELDHGHDFYAVQTLLDDKGRRIAIGWMDMWESEMPTKADGWCGALTLPRELTLRDDHKILMNPVEETALLRKTKHIDCANQLISGNYLAKTAEELLEIQVVYDLTDCSAETVGLKIRGLEEEETAIKYSITDQKLTLDCSKMGKSRDSVRNAPLEANGKLTLRIFIDRSSIEVFANHGETTMTSRIYPKKDRLGIELFSEKGAVRVEELTYWALKDIWKEDESLEKNILHR